The following proteins come from a genomic window of Vallitaleaceae bacterium 9-2:
- a CDS encoding secondary thiamine-phosphate synthase enzyme YjbQ has product MTKQFSIKTEREQFYDITKQVQEVVSNSNVLEGLCTIYCPHTTAGITINENADPDVITDMLFGLDKAFPDRKEFRHREGNSSAHLKSSCVGASETLLIHHGEIILGTWQSVYFCEFDGPRHREYYIHIHE; this is encoded by the coding sequence ATGACGAAACAATTTAGTATCAAAACCGAGCGAGAACAATTTTATGATATTACAAAACAAGTTCAAGAAGTTGTGTCCAACTCTAATGTTTTAGAAGGTTTATGTACAATTTATTGTCCCCATACAACAGCTGGAATTACCATTAATGAAAATGCGGATCCAGATGTTATAACAGATATGCTTTTTGGCTTAGATAAAGCATTTCCGGATAGAAAAGAATTTCGCCATAGAGAAGGCAATTCATCCGCTCATCTAAAATCAAGTTGTGTGGGAGCAAGTGAGACGCTTCTTATTCATCATGGTGAGATAATTTTAGGTACATGGCAAAGCGTTTATTTTTGTGAATTTGATGGACCAAGACATAGAGAATATTACATCCACATTCATGAATAA